One stretch of Euphorbia lathyris chromosome 7, ddEupLath1.1, whole genome shotgun sequence DNA includes these proteins:
- the LOC136201436 gene encoding prefoldin subunit 2 — protein MASKEPVNEQAVVNVYSAMRSELNQIYSKITELEMEVSEHSLVINAIQPLDPSRRCYRMIGGVLVERTIKEVMPAVQRNKEGIEEVILRLNEALERKKKEISEFESKYKIRMRKPENEVKDDSGKKEGTSQGVLVGPAGSSE, from the coding sequence ATGGCCAGCAAAGAACCTGTAAATGAGCAAGCAGTTGTGAATGTGTACAGCGCTATGAGGTCTGAACTGAATCAGATCTACTCAAAGATCACTGAGCTTGAGATGGAAGTCAGCGAGCATTCGTTAGTCATTAATGCTATACAACCACTTGATCCATCCAGACGGTGCTACCGAATGATTGGAGGTGTGCTAGTTGAGAGGACTATCAAGGAGGTGATGCCTGCTGTCCAGCGGAATAAAGAGGGCATCGAAGAGGTAATTTTGAGGCTTAATGAGGCCTTAGAAAGGAAGAAAAAGGAAATCTCTGAGTTTGAATCTAAATACAAAATCAGGATGAGAAAGCCTGAGAATGAAGTGAAAGATGATAGTGGAAAGAAGGAAGGAACTTCTCAAGGAGTTCTAGTAGGTCCTGCAGGTTCAAGCGAATGA
- the LOC136234870 gene encoding preprotein translocase subunit SECE1, translating to MAFTAPSLKLPLTFPPLTASSRISQINHSLLLKLPPNGHSSLFFHQKLRSGASITRAVEESQESTESEAKKVAEPPAEYGGEVNDIGAEIKKAMMERKKEKEENLWSGVAEEIQEIEWPVFGKVLGTTGVVLGVIAGSSVVLLTVNAVLAELSDRVFAGRGVQDFFG from the coding sequence ATGGCGTTCACTGCTCCATCTCTGAAACTTCCGCTTACTTTTCCGCCGTTGACGGCCTCCTCGAGAATCAGCCAAATCAACCATTCCCTACTTCTCAAGCTACCACCAAACGGTCActcttctcttttctttcaCCAAAAATTGCGAAGCGGAGCATCGATAACGAGAGCTGTGGAGGAAAGCCAGGAGAGCACCGAATCAGAGGCCAAGAAGGTAGCTGAACCGCCGGCAGAGTATGGAGGCGAAGTAAACGACATAGGGGCGGAGATCAAGAAAGCAATGATGGAAagaaaaaaggagaaagaagaGAATTTGTGGAGCGGAGTGGCTGAGGAGATCCAAGAGATAGAATGGCCTGTGTTTGGTAAGGTGTTAGGTACCACAGGTGTGGTGCTTGGAGTAATTGCTGGTTCTAGCGTCGTTTTGCTCACTGTGAATGCCGTTTTGGCCGAGTTGTCTGATAGGGTTTTTGCTGGTAGAGGCGTCCAGGATTTCTTTGGCTGA